Part of the Trichoderma asperellum chromosome 1, complete sequence genome is shown below.
GACAAGGATATCTCCTTGACAAGACCCAACGACAGGCGCATCACATGCTGCTGGATTGGTGGTGTGGCACATACTGTGACCCCAAGGCTTGTATCTATTTTCTCCTTTCCAAACTGGCCCCAGTAATATCCAGGATTATCTTGTTGAATGATGATCTGCGGCTTCAATGGTCGTATAGGGTGAAAAATGGCAACTTTATCTTCAAAGAGCTTGTAAAAGCCGATCTCTGCCTCGAGCtttgggaagaagagaaattctCCCATCCCGCCATTGAAAAACTCGAGGCATGCATCTCATATTTCCTCGAGTTTCTGGGCCATCGCTACGATACAGTTACGAGAACCGTAATGGATCCGAGATGGCAGCAGTTTGAAGAGGACAGCATGCCTGTTGACGAGATATCTGCGTATAACCGGACCATGTGGCGTCTTTTCCAATAGCAGTTCTGCGGCATTGAGAGTGGAGAACCCCAAAGGCAGTGGCATATTTCGGCCGGGGAGGAGTATTATCAGGACACTGAGTTTCTGGTACTGCGGAATAGCGAGCGGGGTAGGTATACCCGAATCGAAGAGCCGGAGTCCCAGCCAAGCAACGGGGCCAGCAGGGTCTATCTTCTTAGGCCACCGGAATCTGATCGGCTGGTGCCCAAAACCACGGCGGATTTCATGGAGATTTGTCTGTCAGAAGCGACAAACTTTGAATGGCCCGAGATCCAGGTGCGAAATTTACTCGCCATCCCGCACGGCGTGGATAATGGGCTCGAGATCTATGACAACTACCCCCAGTATCTCTGGAACCGTTCAAGCGCGACGCTAGTCAAGACATCAGCCCTCGTTCGCGGGAGCCCTCCGCCGGCCTATACAGCCATCAGCCATCTCGGGCGTCGCCGAGAAGCTGGCCGGCGCCACAGCATCCCAAACGGCTGGAAGTACCCCGTGCCGTCGATTGACAAGTTCAAGGTCGGGGAGCTCGTGAGAGACTTGCATGAGCTTCAGGGCGGCATCGAGATCGAGACTGAATATGTGTGGATGGATCTCTTGTGCCTGCCGCAGtgcgaggaagacgacgaacAGGACAACAACGGGCAAGATTTCCAGCTTAAGCTGGTAGAGATTTCGCGGCAGGCAGCCATTTTCCGGAACGCGGTGCGAGTGATCAAGTGGCCTCACGAGTCAATAGACCTCTCTAGCTTGATTGGAACCATCATGGTGCGTGGTTGAGTGCGTGTTATTTAAGCGTAGACCCATGGGATGGAAAAATGCCTTTGTAATAGTTGGCTGTGAAAATTAACCGTTCTTTATTCCGTGTTAtatcgatgatgatgatgatgatggtgctgGTGTTGTGTGATGTCTACGTAGATAGAGTGCCTAGGTACTATAGCCATCCTACCTAGGCAGGTACCTTGGGTGGAAAGCTGAAGGTGCGCTGTGCAAAACGTGACGATATCTGCTTCAGAGGCTCTTCATCGCCCTCGTCGATCGCGCAACTTTTGGAATTTTCAGAAGCTGGATGGGCAGATCCGGGTGCCATCAATTGTCAAACTCATGTATCCACATAATACTCGCTATCCCAATCCCATAATTTCATTTTTACGTCAAATAGACCAAACGTAGCGTCGAAAATGCAAATGCTCCATTTCTCAACCCCTTCTTCGCCCacgccttcttttttacccCCTTACGACCAAGATGGCTCTccattcttcttcgtcgcctCGCCCCGTATTTGCTCCGCTACCTGGTTGAACTCGTTTCGAAGCTCGCTCAGCGTTTCCTTGGCTACGTCTTCGCATTCCGTCTTGAACTCCACAATGCCTTGATCAACCAATCTGCTCACCTCTGCTAGCATCTGCGCCGTTTCTTCTGGTCCGTGGAGAAGTGGGTTGTAGTCAGCTTCCAGAGCAGCCGCAGTCATTTTTTCAAGCCGTTCTAGTCTGGTGTTCATGCCGTCCAAAAGTTTGCATAAAGAATTTAGGCCATTGTTTATAGTGCCGAAGCGAGTCATGATATCTTCAGGTATAGATGGAATGCGGAcatgggtggtggtggtggcatcTAGCATTGAAGAGGTGAGCGTAAGACAAACAGTCAAAAACGAATATCAAGACAAGATATATTTAAACAAGTCCATTGCTACATCATGCGCTCACCTTCAGCCAAATCAGCGTCGTTAGCTAAAGAGTAGTTCGCTTCAAGGCTTTTGGCAGGTTTACCCAGGTTGAGCACCTCGCCACTTTCGTGGCCGTACAGCGCATCGAGGTTGGCACGCCTTGCATCTATGAGAATCTTGTGATTGGGCGAGAAAACAGAGGCGATCTTCTCCAGGTCTGTCTGCGATAGAGAGCTCGTCCCCGAGCTGTTGACTTGGACGTTGATCTCGGTCGCGGTGGCGAGAGCTTGAATTGATCTATGCAAAGCTATGTCTCTAGAATTCGGCTCCAGGACGCTATCTCTTG
Proteins encoded:
- a CDS encoding uncharacterized protein (EggNog:ENOG41) gives rise to the protein MAPDGPYHHLDNAGMDGDDPTQQSVIISDSLDIPITDPPLYRCAEQAEPTGESVQIETQIRINTVTWEHVNNQAQIENALHLDIFLDTPASIALFRLHGDLQLTHKNATTSIQPVYLFIYPEDIECIGFEAATETSPCDTLRFKLRRNPYLVAPRDSVLEPNSRDIALHRSIQALATATEINVQVNSSGTSSLSQTDLEKIASVFSPNHKILIDARRANLDALYGHESGEVLNLGKPAKSLEANYSLANDADLAEDATTTTHVRIPSIPEDIMTRFGTINNGLNSLCKLLDGMNTRLERLEKMTAAALEADYNPLLHGPEETAQMLAEVSRLVDQGIVEFKTECEDVAKETLSELRNEFNQVAEQIRGEATKKNGEPSWS
- a CDS encoding uncharacterized protein (EggNog:ENOG41), encoding MEICLSEATNFEWPEIQVRNLLAIPHGVDNGLEIYDNYPQYLWNRSSATLVKTSALVRGSPPPAYTAISHLGRRREAGRRHSIPNGWKYPVPSIDKFKVGELVRDLHELQGGIEIETEYVWMDLLCLPQCEEDDEQDNNGQDFQLKLVEISRQAAIFRNAVRVIKWPHESIDLSSLIGTIMVRG